A segment of the Bacteroidota bacterium genome:
AATTCCACATAAGATTCTGAAAGCAAGTAGTACTTACCTTCATCAAAAACAATATTTTTCAAGGTTACTTTTTCACCAACCTGAATATCCTTTTTTACTTTAAGAATTGAATCTTCGTCATTCTTAATACTCGCTACATATTCAATAGCCACTTTTTCACCGGGAGCCTTTGTAAGCTTTACATCGTCAACAAAATAATAAGCCTCTTTGAAACCCCTTTTAAGAATATTTATGCGTGGAAGTTCTTTATTGATATCGTGGAAGAAATTACCAATTGTTAAATATTTCTCTCCTCCATCCGCTTTGTACTTTCCTGAAATTTTAAACCATTGATATCCGTTTACGAATCCACCTTTCTTACAAATGGTATCAATGAGATTTGATTTTACGGCATCTCCTTGACTATGGTATCCACCTTTCGAGAATAAAGCACCAAACGATTTAAGCATGGCATTACTCCAATAAGCCATCCGAACATACATCTCGAACTCATAGACCGTTCCCCGGTGTAATTGCTCGGCTAAACGAACTTGTGCATATTCTTTATATCGTTTTTGAAAGCGCAAGCCGATGTATCCATCCCCGGTTCGGGCACCACGTTGAGCGGTCGTATCCTTTTCGGCAGGAGACTGATAAAAATCTACGGATGCGATTTGAGTCCAAGGTATCGCCTGACGAATACTGGAAGATTTCTTGCGGTAATTTTCAAAGCTTCCGTTTGGCACCAGGTTTTTTTCAGGTGGTGCATCCTGGCCTCGTAAGAAGGTGATTACCAAACATAAAAAAATTAACAATATATTATTTAACCTTCTCACAATAAAACAAATATAACCTATATAAGGGTTTAAACGCTTTCATCAATAATTATTGTTTTTAACACTTGGATATTCAAAAAAATGCTGTACATTTGCAGTCCCAATTTTGGGATTGAATATTTAAAACGTATTATAATGGCAAATCACAAGTCGGCAATTAAGCGTATTCGTGCTAATAACTCTAAGCGTTTACATAATCGTTATTTTGCTAAAACGACCCGTACAGCAGTAAAAAAATTACGTACAGCTACAGCTAAAAAAGAAGCTGAAGCGTTGTTACCAAAGGTTTCTGCTATGTTGGATAAGTTAGCGAAGCGTAATGTTATACATAAGAATAAAGCTTCGAACTTAAAATCGAAGTTAGCGAAGAAAGTTAACGCTATTAAAAAATAGTATTTTACTAGAAATCAAGGATATACAACCCTGACAATTCAAAAGATTGTCAGGGTTTTTATTTTTAACAAAAACCCAATAAAAGCTTGGGCATAATAAAATTATTTCTATTTTTGCTCAGCTGTTTACTATATAAATAAAACAACCCAAACTATGAATTCAAAATTTTTAAGGACACTAGGTGCCGGTTTATCTGTAGCTGTTGTATTAACAGGCTGTAATGGATTAGGCAAAATGATTAAGAAACAAAAAGACATTAGTTATAATGCCACTCCAAACCCGATTGAGATGCATGGTGACAGTATTCAATTTAGCGTAAGCGGTAAGTTTAACCCTAAATTGTTTGCTAAAAAAGTAACCATGACTATCACTCCTGTGTTAAAATATAACGGTGGTGAAAAAGCTTTAAAACAAGTTGTTTTAGTAGGTGATAAAGCTACAGGCAGCGGACAAAAAATCAGCTTCGATAAAGGTGGTTCATTCAGCTATACATCTGAGAAGTTTTTATATGAGCCCGGAATGAAAGTGGGTAAAGTAGAATTACGCGCTCAAGGTCAGGTGAAGAAAAAAGTAAAAGACTTTACACCGATTGAAATCGCTGATGCAACTATCGTTACTCCGTTATTAGTTCGTAATGACGAAAAAGGAATTTACGGTAAAGATGCATTTGTAAAAACAACACCTGTAAATCAAGTAGCTCATATTTATTACGTAATCAACCAGTCAACTGTTCGTCCGGCTGAAATGAAGAGCGAAGAGATGAAAGCTGTTCAAGATTTCTTGAAAGCAAATTTAAACAACTCATGGTATGAGTTTAAAGGTATCAGCGTTTCTGCTTACGCATCTCCGGATGGTGAAACTGAAAAGAACGAAAACTTAGCTAAAGATCGTGCTTCTTCAGGATCTGCCGCTATGATGGGTGAATTCAAAAAAGACAAAAACAAAAATGTAACTTTTGGTAAAACTAAAGAACAATATGTTGTAGGTACTACTAAAGAAGATTGGGAAGGTTTCAAATCTTTAATGGAAGCATCAACAATGGCTGACAAAGATTTAATCTTACGTGTTTTAACTATGTACTCTGATCCTAATCAACGTCGTACTGAAATTAAAAACTTATCTAAGACTTATGTTGAGTTAGCTGAAAAAGTATTACCAAAATTACGTCGTTCTGAAATTACTATCAACGTAGATAAGAAATCTCGTACCGACGAAATGATTTCTGCTTTATGTACTTCTCACCCTGATAGCTTATCAGTTGAAGAGTTATTATATGGCGCTAATTTAACAAACGATATCAATACTAAAGTTCAAATTTACACGGCTGCTGAAAAGCAATACGGTTCTGATTGGAGAACTTCAAACAATTTAGGTGTTGCATTATTAATGCAAAACAAAGTTTCTGAAGCAGGTGAAGCATTCAAACGTGCTTCTGCAAATGCTGCAGGTAACCCAATTGTAATGAATAACCTTGGTATCATTGAAGCTAAAAACGGTAACCGTACAGCTGCTATGGATTTATACAACAAAGCAAGTGGTGCAGGTTCTGAAGTAAACTACAACAAAGGTATCATTCAGATCCGTGATGCTAAATACAGCGATGCAGTATCTAGCTTCGGTTCTTACAATGGATTTAACAAAGCATTAGCTCAATTATTAGCTGGTTCATCAGATGCTGTTAACGCAACAATTGATGGAAGCAACGAAAAAGGAATGGCATTAAGCTATTATTTAAAAGCTGTTGCTGCTGCTCGTCGTAACAATACATCTGAAGTTTTAATGAATTTAAAGACTGCTATTGAAATGGACGGTACATTAAAGCAAGCTGCTAAAGATGATGCTGAATTCGTAAAATTACGCGCTGAAGGTGGTTTCACTTCTTTAGTGAACTAATCTTTTAAATAGATTAAATAAAGCCCTCGTAGAAATGCGGGGGCTTTTTGTTTTATGTATCCTCAAGGGCCGAATCTTCGTATAAGTACGTGAAAACAATGTTTGAATGATTATATAAATTGTACGCGGCATTCAATTTGATTAACTTTATTACACTAAAACATTTATCATGAAAAAACTTATTGGCTTAATGACAGTTGCACTGATTGGTTTATCATCATGCAATAAAAACACGGACTGTGGTGTGAAAATTAAATGCAAAGACCAAAATGGCAACAATGTTGATAACGCTAAAGTGGAATTGTATGCGACAGTGAAAAATGAAAATAGCAGTTCCTTTATTGCTGATATAAAAGCAAGTGGTGTTACTGACGGAAACGGTGAGAGTAATTTTATCTTTAAACTTCCGGCGATTTATGATGTAAAAGTTACTTCGGGAACAAAATCAAGCAAATCGATTGTTAAGTTAGAGGAAGGTAAAACCGTTACCGAGGAGATCATAATTCAATAATTACGCATTAATTAAATTAAAAAGCCTTTCCAAAATTGGAAAGGCTTTTTAATTGGTAGCGGAGACGGGAGTTGAATCTACCTGGCTAACGCCAGTTAGACAGGCCCGTGATTTTTAAGTAATAAATTCAATTTACGTTTACCTGCAGCCGATTTATAATATTTCTCTGCTACTCTAGCTTTATTGCGATCAATAAAACTTTCCTGATATATTAATTGGAATGGTTTATATGGTTTAGTGCTTTTGTTTAATCCGGAATTATGTTCATGTAATCGACGCTCCAAATTATTGGTTTGTCCTATATACAACCAATTCCGAACTTCTGATTTTATAGCATAAACAATTATCATAACAACAAAAAAGCCTCAAATTGAGGCTTTTTAATTGGTAGCGGAGACGGGAGTTGAACCCGTGACCTCAGGGTTATGAATCCTGCGCTCTAACCATCTGAGCTACCCCGCCATGATTTAAAAAAAAGAACTTTATTAGTCGCCGCTCTAATGGCGAGGTTTTCACTCGCCATCGCGAGCATAGCCTCGCGACCATCTGAGCTACCCCGCCATTTAGGGCTGCAAATATAGTATTTTTTATACGTCGCAAAAACTTCAAGAAAAAAACCGTAATTAGATATAATTCATAATTAAGTTAAAATACTGTTTTTCAGTAGTTTAAAAGAGTGCTCATTAGGGGTCGGTAAAATAATTTTTAAGGCTTTCCTTTTATTTAGTAAAAGCAATTGCGGGACAAAAAAAATTTTCTATATTTCAAAAAAAATTGGTGCTATGTCGAAGAAAAAGAAGGTTTCGTCAGGAAAAACTAAGGCAAAGTCGGCTTCAAAACCTGCTAAGAAAAAAGTAGTAAAGTCGGCAAAAGTTGCGCCTAAGAAAAAGGTTGTAAAGAAAACGAAAGTAAAACCTAAAGCTAAGCCGGTTAAGGCTGCAAAAAAAGCAAATAAACCTGCTAAGAAAGTTGCCGTTAAAAAAACTGTCGCGAAAAAAGTTTCAAAGACGACACCAAAAATTTCAGCTAAAGATTTTAAAAACAAAACAATTGTAAAAGGTTCGATTAAAGAATATTCGAAACCAATTGAGGAAATTAAAAATCCTGTTTTGTTAAAAAAAGAAGATAAACCAATTCCTGAATTCCAACCTATTATTAAACCAACAGTTAAAGAAGAGGTTAAACAAAAAGATAATTTTCCTACTGCCTTAAAAAGTACTTCTGCCAATTCATTTTTATCTGCTGCAAAGAAAAACGAGGCTTATTCGGTGAAACCTGAAAAAGAACCTCCGGGAAAATTTGAAATTGAAATGGTTATCCGAGCTTCCGCCGAATTACTCTATGAATTCTTAGTAACACCAAGCGGATTATCGGAATGGTTCTGTGATGATGTAAATATCCGTAATGGTATTTATACCTTTATTTGGGACGGACAAATGCAACAAGCGCGTTTATTAAAAACCATTGAAGAGCAATTAGTACGTTATCAGTGGGTTGAAAAAACGGATGGCAGCTACTTCGAATTCAAGATTCAAAAAGATGAATTAACGAACGATATTTCTTTAATCATTACAGATTTTGCCGTTGATAAAGGCGAACAAGAATCTTCCAAATTATTATGGCATAGCCAAATCGATAAATTACTCCATGTAATGGGGTCCTTTTTCTAAAATTAATTTTTGTAATTTCAACCCTGAAGAAATCCACTTCAGGGTTTTTTATTTTATCATGAAAAGAATTTCCATTTTACTTTTGTTGGCAACTGCCATTTCTAATGCTCAAACCATTTCAGAATCGAACTTAAAAAAACACATCAGCTTTTTAGCTTCCGATAATTTACACGGAAGAGGTACCTCAACCGACGATGAAAAAAAAGCTGCTGACTATATTGCGAAAGAATTTAAAAAGTATGGACTTACTCCCGGAAATTCAAATTCTTATTTCCATGAATTTACCTTCCGCAAAAATTTAAATCCACACGACACGTCCACAATAAATATTCCTGAAAGAAAAGGAACGAATGTTATTGGATTTCTTGACAACAAGGCACCTTACACCATTGTGATTGGCGCACATTACGACCATTTAGGATTAGGTCATGATAAAAACAGTTTGGATGCAAATCCTACAGGTAAAACACATAATGGTGCCGATGATAATGCGAGCGGAACCGCAGGCGTTTTAGAATTAGCAAATTACTTCTCCTCTAATAAAACAACCGAGAAGTTTAATTTTCTTTTCATGTGCTATTCAGGTGAAGAACTTGGATTGATTGGCTCTAAAAAATGGTGCGACAACCCTACCTACCCTCTTGATAAAATTAATTATATGTTAAACATGGATATGATTGGCCGACTGAACGACAGCACTCAAAAATTAATTATTTATGGTGTAGGTACATCTCCGGTTTGGGTGCCAATGATTGATAGTATAAAATCTGGACTTAGTATTAAAAAAGACAGCGCGGGTATTGGTCCGAGTGATCAAACTTCCTTCTATTTGAAAAACATCCCGGTGTTACATTTCTTTACCGGACAACATAGCGATTATCACAAACCAAGTGATGATGCCGATAAAATAAATTATAAAGGTGAAGTGAAAGTTTTGGAATACATGTTGCGCGTTATTAAAAACACCGAGAGCATGGATAAACTGGCATTCCTTAAAACAAGAAATCCTGAAAATGGCAAAGGCGGATTTAAAGTAACTATGGGAATTATGCCCGATTACACCTTTGAAGGAAAGGGTTTGCGTGTGGATGGTGTGAGTGATGGAAAACCCGCCGCGAAAGCAGGCATACAAAAAGGAGATTTAATCATTAAATTAGGAGAATACCCAGTTAATAATGTAAAAGAATACATGAGTGCACTTGGTAATTTTAAGAAAGGCGACACGACAAAAGTAAAAGTGAACCGCGAAGGAAATATTATTGAGTTGGATGTTACGTTTTAACTAAACGCCTACCATCTGCTGTTTTTCAAAATCCCAAACTTTTAATTTAAAGCAAGCGATTATGTCTTTTGGTTTCAAAGATGTTTTCTTTGCATTCTGTAATTCCGGCAAAGCCTTCATTACTTCAGGTAAGCGGTAAAACGGAATACGCGCGTTCATATGATGTACGTGATGATAACCAATATTAGCGGTTACCCAATGCATGAATGGATTCAAATCCATGTAGCTCGAAGACTCTAATGCTGCGCCTTCGTAAGTCCACTCTTCATTTCCTTTAAAGGTAACACCCGGAAAATTATGCTGAGCATAAAACAAGTATGCACCCATAGCTCCCGAAATAAAATGCGGAATAACACAAAGTAAAATCCAGGTTTGCCAACCTAAAAAATAAATCACCGTGAACTGGTAAGCGAAGTGTACAATTAAAGCTACTAACGAATCAATGTGTTTAGAAAAACGATTGAGAATAGATTTGAAACACATGCCCCACATGAAAGCAAAGAAATAGCCGAATAAAATAGTTAAGGGGTGACGAATAAATAAATAATGTATCTTTTCCCAGGTACTGCATTTTTCATATTTCTGCTTAGTATAAATAGGATAAGAGCCAATAGCTGCGCTGTACAACTTTGAATTATTTTTATGGTGGTAATCGTGACTACGGCTCCAAATGCCTGTTGGTGCTAAAACATAAAATCCAAAAAGTGTAAATAAAATATCTGCCGCTGTTGATTTCTGTAAAATAGTTTTATGTTGATGGTCGTGATAAATAACAAATAAGCGCACAATCACCAATCCGGCCATAATGCTGCA
Coding sequences within it:
- a CDS encoding OmpA family protein; this translates as MVITFLRGQDAPPEKNLVPNGSFENYRKKSSSIRQAIPWTQIASVDFYQSPAEKDTTAQRGARTGDGYIGLRFQKRYKEYAQVRLAEQLHRGTVYEFEMYVRMAYWSNAMLKSFGALFSKGGYHSQGDAVKSNLIDTICKKGGFVNGYQWFKISGKYKADGGEKYLTIGNFFHDINKELPRINILKRGFKEAYYFVDDVKLTKAPGEKVAIEYVASIKNDEDSILKVKKDIQVGEKVTLKNIVFDEGKYYLLSESYVELNKLAQYLLRNPHMEIRIGGHSDNIGSAKKNQKLSEQRAREVFEYLIKKGVQNKMYFKGYGSDQPIASNDTEEGRIKNRRVEFEIVKK
- a CDS encoding 30S ribosomal protein S20, yielding MANHKSAIKRIRANNSKRLHNRYFAKTTRTAVKKLRTATAKKEAEALLPKVSAMLDKLAKRNVIHKNKASNLKSKLAKKVNAIKK
- a CDS encoding GIY-YIG nuclease family protein, whose amino-acid sequence is MIIVYAIKSEVRNWLYIGQTNNLERRLHEHNSGLNKSTKPYKPFQLIYQESFIDRNKARVAEKYYKSAAGKRKLNLLLKNHGPV
- a CDS encoding SRPBCC domain-containing protein — its product is MVIRASAELLYEFLVTPSGLSEWFCDDVNIRNGIYTFIWDGQMQQARLLKTIEEQLVRYQWVEKTDGSYFEFKIQKDELTNDISLIITDFAVDKGEQESSKLLWHSQIDKLLHVMGSFF
- a CDS encoding M28 family peptidase; this translates as MKRISILLLLATAISNAQTISESNLKKHISFLASDNLHGRGTSTDDEKKAADYIAKEFKKYGLTPGNSNSYFHEFTFRKNLNPHDTSTINIPERKGTNVIGFLDNKAPYTIVIGAHYDHLGLGHDKNSLDANPTGKTHNGADDNASGTAGVLELANYFSSNKTTEKFNFLFMCYSGEELGLIGSKKWCDNPTYPLDKINYMLNMDMIGRLNDSTQKLIIYGVGTSPVWVPMIDSIKSGLSIKKDSAGIGPSDQTSFYLKNIPVLHFFTGQHSDYHKPSDDADKINYKGEVKVLEYMLRVIKNTESMDKLAFLKTRNPENGKGGFKVTMGIMPDYTFEGKGLRVDGVSDGKPAAKAGIQKGDLIIKLGEYPVNNVKEYMSALGNFKKGDTTKVKVNREGNIIELDVTF
- a CDS encoding fatty acid desaturase, with the protein product MLQGKQLILATKPFMKEDRFKSWYHTLSTLFILIALLFGTVYNFHWILKLACSIMAGLVIVRLFVIYHDHQHKTILQKSTAADILFTLFGFYVLAPTGIWSRSHDYHHKNNSKLYSAAIGSYPIYTKQKYEKCSTWEKIHYLFIRHPLTILFGYFFAFMWGMCFKSILNRFSKHIDSLVALIVHFAYQFTVIYFLGWQTWILLCVIPHFISGAMGAYLFYAQHNFPGVTFKGNEEWTYEGAALESSSYMDLNPFMHWVTANIGYHHVHHMNARIPFYRLPEVMKALPELQNAKKTSLKPKDIIACFKLKVWDFEKQQMVGV